From the genome of Kluyveromyces lactis strain NRRL Y-1140 chromosome F complete sequence:
AACTTCGGAACTTAGCATGAGAAAAATGTGAAAAATTAAGACCACACACGGATATGTCACAGTAGGAAGAAAATGACTACCAGTAGTCGGAATTGGTGGAAAGGCAGCTTAGGCAGTGGTGTGTGAGACGTCTCACGGTGTGAATGATATGCAGAAAGAAGTGTTTGGATTATTTGTAAAACCATTGAGCCGATATTGCAGTTTCCAGCGGGGCTACGGTCGCTGGGATGAATTAGCTGCCAAGTATTATTATAAGAGACCGGAGGTGGAGAGGGAAATAGCTCCTGCGAAATTGCCATTGTTGACTGTGCCGAACGTGAAAGATGCTAGGATTAGATGTGGATTTCGTGGCTCAGAGGTTGGGAAGTTGCTCGACGTTCTATTGATGGATGTTTACAGCACGGATAAGAGTTGGATGGAGCAATGGTTACAAAGGGACAGGAGCAAAACGAGTTTGGTACGCCATGGGGATGAGTTTCGTGTTGATAGTGTTAGTGGGTTGGATAATACTGTGACGTATTATTTGCCCAGCCCCTGGCTGGCGGAAGCTGAATGtgaaattttggaaatcaGTGACGAATCCAAACAGACCCTGAATCAGGGCGCTGATCAATGTCATTTGTATGTGGAGAAGCAGACTTTCCCAGAGCCCATTTGGCCTAGTTTTATGGTGGTACCTAGATCCGGCACTGCTTCtcattttgttgattccacggattcatcatcagtttCATCTTTACATGGACATGAAATTGATCCTGTAGCGGCATTTGATGTCTCATTGCAATTTGCCAAGGATAAATCCTTAGTGTCGAAATATTTGGAGTGTCTAGACAGCACTAATATTTTAAATATATcaaaacaattgaagattaGACTTCAGGGTAAAGAACAAATATTCTGTGACTTGGAAAGAGCAGTCTTGAGAGAGATCTTTAAGGAAGACAATTCAGTGGAAAAATAcgagaaattgaagaactcTAAGGCGTCAGTTAACGGTACTATAGAAGAGTGGTCCAGAGAAGCACACAAAGAGTTGCAAACATCTATCGAACCTCTATTATCTGAT
Proteins encoded in this window:
- a CDS encoding uncharacterized protein (conserved hypothetical protein), with product MQKEVFGLFVKPLSRYCSFQRGYGRWDELAAKYYYKRPEVEREIAPAKLPLLTVPNVKDARIRCGFRGSEVGKLLDVLLMDVYSTDKSWMEQWLQRDRSKTSLVRHGDEFRVDSVSGLDNTVTYYLPSPWLAEAECEILEISDESKQTLNQGADQCHLYVEKQTFPEPIWPSFMVVPRSGTASHFVDSTDSSSVSSLHGHEIDPVAAFDVSLQFAKDKSLVSKYLECLDSTNILNISKQLKIRLQGKEQIFCDLERAVLREIFKEDNSVEKYEKLKNSKASVNGTIEEWSREAHKELQTSIEPLLSDFASKQLSLWKVYTYSESKLSLKLHELCNITNDLQMVQNLSHIYGSLGIPQDKLSIIDPDYARNKVPVLHKEINKAVYLNFLQLQFPLIAVSIGGFVTELCTAYSMGALSSLGIVLGLKRVKDTWYSMLKQFQLQIREECRIGIESNKQLLLHNWEISYAEREADLKGKVALLKEIADDLT